In a single window of the Mesoplodon densirostris isolate mMesDen1 chromosome 18, mMesDen1 primary haplotype, whole genome shotgun sequence genome:
- the OSBPL7 gene encoding oxysterol-binding protein-related protein 7 isoform X4, with amino-acid sequence MALLRSPRDGDERKEAWGTGGQRVRGPPQDKVTSFPFHSSLRPQQGVATPFLMDFQERDPPSLAESTQSAKPSNAQQTSELWEVVEEPRGRLGAEGIMPERQEGHLLKKRKWPLKGWHKRYFVLEDGILHYATTRQDEQGPKGLDTQALSKEITKGKLHGSIDVRLSVMSINKKAQRIDLDTEDNIYHLKIKSQDLFQSWVAQLRAHRLAQHLDVPRSLLPSTTHRKVPGAQLPAAGSASALPGVGPREKVSSWLRDSDGLDRCSHELSECQGKLQELHRLLQSLESLPRIPSAPVIPTHQASVTTERPKKGKRTSRIWCTQSFAKDDTIGRVGRLHGSVPNLSRYLESRDPSGPRGLPPPDYAHVQRSFWALAQKVHSSLSSVLSALTTERDRLRDLHQGSEPSRLGQEALYMKGRELTPQLSQSSVLSLADSHTEFFDACEVLLSASSSENEGSEEEESCTSEVTTSLSEEVLDLRGAERCQKAGAVGPPRRRCLPAASGPGADVSLWNILRNNIGKDLSKVSMPVQLNEPLSTLQRLCEELEYSSLLDQASRTTDPCERMVYIAAFAVSAYSSTYHRAGCKPFNPVLGETYECERPDRGFRFISEQVSHHPPISACHAESENFIFWQDMKWKNKFWGKSLEIVPVGMVNVSLPRFGDHFEWNKVTSCIHNILSGQRWIEHYGEVLIRNTQDSSCHCKITFCKAKYWSSNIHEVQGAVFSRSGRVLHRLFGKWPEGLYRGPPPGGQCIWKPNSMPPNYERNFGFTQFALELNELTAELKRSLPSTDTRLRPDQRYLEEGNIQAAEAQKRRIEQLQRDRRKVMEENSIVHQARFFSAFLGHRGPLDIPQDSYAQDSGPSCEAGVSEGEQMAFSPTPVPPTPHLQHLLPMPWPRGAPFAWPWPLLLSSWISFSQTAKRLQLPAPSSLVLKWFPSVSAQWIPQSRQGRRGAWPLTHPD; translated from the exons ATGGCACTTCTCAGGAGCCCCAGGGACGGGGATGAAAGAAAGGAGGCTTGGGGCACGGGGGGACAGAGAGTCCGAG GGCCCCCTCAGGACAAGGTGACATCTTTCCCCTTCCACTCTTCTCTACGTCCTCAGCAGGGAGTGGCCACTCCCTTCCTCATGGACTTCCAAGAGCGGGACCCTCCCTCCCTGGCTGAGAGCACACAGTCCGCCAAGCCCAGCAATGCCCAGCAG ACCTCCGAGCTGTGGGAGGTAGTGGAGGAGCCTCGGGGCCGGCTGGGGGCAGAGGGTATCATGCCCGAGAGGCAGGAAGGCCACCTGCTCAAGAAGAGGAAGTGGCCTCTGAAGGGCTGGCACAAG AGATACTTTGTGCTCGAGGATGGGATCCTTCACTATGCAACGACTCGGCAAGAT GAACAAGGACCTAAAGGCCTAGACACCCAGGCTCTCTCCAAGGAG ATCACCAAGGGGAAGCTCCATGGCTCCATTGATGTCCGACTGTCGGTcatgtccatcaacaaaaaggCCCAGCGCATTGACCTTGACACTGAAGACAACATCTACCACCTCAAG ATCAAATCCCAGGACCTGTTCCAGAGCTGGGTGGCTCAGCTGCGTGCCCACCGCCTGGCCCAGCACCTGGATGTGCCCCGAAGCCTGCTGCCGAGCACCACTCACCGGAAG GTTCCTGGTGCCCAGCTTCCGGCAGCGGGTAGTGCCTCAGCTCTGCCAGGGGTTGGACCTCGGGAGAAGGTGTCTTCCTGGCTGAGGGACAGTGATGGGTTAGACCGCTGCTCTCATG AGCTCTCTGAGTGTCAGGGGAAGCTCCAGGAACTCCACAGACTCCTCCAGAGCCTGGAGTCCCTGCCCCGGATCCCCTCAGCCCCTGTTATCCCCACACACCAG GCCTCGGTGACGACCGAGAGACCCAAGAAGGGGAAGCGGACCAGCCGCATATGGTGCACACAGAGCTTTGCCAAGGACGACACCATCGGGCGG GTGGGTCGTCTCCACGGCTCTGTTCCCAACCTGTCTCGCTACCTGGAGTCCCGGGACCCCTCGGGCCCCCGCGGGCTGCCACCCCCAGACTATGCCCACGTGCAGCGCAGTTTCTGGGCCCTGGCTCAGAAGG TGCACAGCTCGCTCAGCAGTGTCCTTTCCGCCCTCACCACTGAACGGGACCGACTGAGGGACCTGCACCAGGGTTCGGAGCCGTCCAGGctgggg CAAGAAGCTCTGTACATGAAGGGGCGAGAGCTGACGCCCCAGCTGTCCCAGAGCAGCGTCCTTTCCCTCGCTGATTCCCACACAGAGTTCTTTGATGCCTGTGAGGTTCTCCTGTCTGCCAGCTCTTCTGAGAATGAG GGCTCAGAGGAGGAGGAGTCGTGCACCAGTGAAGTCACCACCAGCCTGTCCGAGGAGGTCCTCGACCTCAGGGGAGCTGAGCGCTGTCAGAAAG CAGGAGCCGTGGGACCACCCCGCCGCCGATGCCTACCTGCGGCCAGTGGGCCCGGGGCCGACGTGAGCCTGTGGAACATCCTGCGGAACAACATCGGCAAGGACCTGTCCAAGGTGTCGATGCCCGTGCAGCTCAATGAGCCGCTCAGCACCCTGCAGCGGCTCTGCGAGGAGCTGGAGTACAGCAGCCTTCTGGACCAGGCCAGCCGTACCACCGACCCCTGCGAGCGCATG GTGTACATCGCAGCCTTCGCAGTGTCAGCCTACTCCTCCACGTACCACCGGGCGGGCTGCAAGCCCTTCAACCCCGTCCTGGGGGAGACCTACGAGTGCGAGCGGCCTGACCGAGGTTTCCGCTTCATCAGTGAGCAG GtctcccaccacccccccatCTCGGCGTGCCATGCGGAGTCTGAGAACTTCATATTCTGGCAAG ACATGAAGTGGAAGAACAAGTTCTGGGGCAAATCCCTGGAGATTGTGCCTGTGGGGATGGTCAATGTGAGCCTGCCCAG GTTTGGGGACCACTTTGAGTGGAACAAGGTGACGTCCTGCATTCACAACATCCTGAGCGGCCAGCGCTGGATTGAGCACTACGGGGAGGTGCTCATCCGGAACACGCAGGACAGCTCCTGCCACTGCAAGATCACCTTCTGCAAG gccaagTACTGGAGCTCCAACATCCACGAGGTGCAGGGCGCCGTGTTCAGCCGGAGCGGCCGCGTCCTCCACCGACTCTTCGGGAAGTGGCCCGAGGGGCTGTACCGGGGACCCCCGCCGGGCGGTCAGTGCATCTGGAAACCCA ACTCAATGCCCCCAAACTATGAGCGAAACTTCGGCTTCACTCAGTTTGCTTTGGAGCTGAATGAGCTGACGGCAGAGCTGAAGCGGTCCCTGCCTTCCACAGACACGCGGCTCCGGCCAGACCAGAG GTACCTGGAGGAGGGGAACATACAGGCCGCCGAGGCCCAGAAGAGAAGGATTGAGCAGCTTCAGCGAGACAGGCGCAAGGTGATGGAGGAGAACAGCATTGTCCACCAGGCTCGCTTCTTCAG TGCCTTCCTAGGACACAGGGGACCCCTCGACATTCCCCAGGATTCCTATGCCCAGGACTCTGGCCCCAGCTGCGAGGCTGGAGTGAGTGAAGGAGAGCAGATGGCCTTTTCTCCCACCCCCGTCCCTCCCACGCCCCATCTCCAGCATCTTCTCCCCATGCCCTGGCCCAGAGGGGCTCCCTTCGCTTGGCCCTGGCCATTGCTCCTATCCTCCTGGATCTCCTTCTCCCAAACTGCAAAACGCCTGCAGCTGCCAGCTCCTTCGTCCCTGGTCCTCAAGTGGTTTCCTTCAGTCTCAGCTCAGTGGATCCCCCAGAGCAGACAGGGCAGGAGGGGCGCCTGGCCTCTCACCCACCCGGACTGA
- the OSBPL7 gene encoding oxysterol-binding protein-related protein 7 isoform X3, translated as MALLRSPRDGDERKEAWGTGGQRVRGPPQDKVTSFPFHSSLRPQQGVATPFLMDFQERDPPSLAESTQSAKPSNAQQTSELWEVVEEPRGRLGAEGIMPERQEGHLLKKRKWPLKGWHKRYFVLEDGILHYATTRQDITKGKLHGSIDVRLSVMSINKKAQRIDLDTEDNIYHLKIKSQDLFQSWVAQLRAHRLAQHLDVPRSLLPSTTHRKVPGAQLPAAGSASALPGVGPREKVSSWLRDSDGLDRCSHELSECQGKLQELHRLLQSLESLPRIPSAPVIPTHQASVTTERPKKGKRTSRIWCTQSFAKDDTIGRVGRLHGSVPNLSRYLESRDPSGPRGLPPPDYAHVQRSFWALAQKVHSSLSSVLSALTTERDRLRDLHQGSEPSRLGVSEAAAGPRRLHSLSVSSDTTADSFSSLNPEEQEALYMKGRELTPQLSQSSVLSLADSHTEFFDACEVLLSASSSENEGSEEEESCTSEVTTSLSEEVLDLRGAERCQKAGAVGPPRRRCLPAASGPGADVSLWNILRNNIGKDLSKVSMPVQLNEPLSTLQRLCEELEYSSLLDQASRTTDPCERMVYIAAFAVSAYSSTYHRAGCKPFNPVLGETYECERPDRGFRFISEQVSHHPPISACHAESENFIFWQDMKWKNKFWGKSLEIVPVGMVNVSLPRFGDHFEWNKVTSCIHNILSGQRWIEHYGEVLIRNTQDSSCHCKITFCKAKYWSSNIHEVQGAVFSRSGRVLHRLFGKWPEGLYRGPPPGGQCIWKPNSMPPNYERNFGFTQFALELNELTAELKRSLPSTDTRLRPDQRYLEEGNIQAAEAQKRRIEQLQRDRRKVMEENSIVHQARFFSAFLGHRGPLDIPQDSYAQDSGPSCEAGVSEGEQMAFSPTPVPPTPHLQHLLPMPWPRGAPFAWPWPLLLSSWISFSQTAKRLQLPAPSSLVLKWFPSVSAQWIPQSRQGRRGAWPLTHPD; from the exons ATGGCACTTCTCAGGAGCCCCAGGGACGGGGATGAAAGAAAGGAGGCTTGGGGCACGGGGGGACAGAGAGTCCGAG GGCCCCCTCAGGACAAGGTGACATCTTTCCCCTTCCACTCTTCTCTACGTCCTCAGCAGGGAGTGGCCACTCCCTTCCTCATGGACTTCCAAGAGCGGGACCCTCCCTCCCTGGCTGAGAGCACACAGTCCGCCAAGCCCAGCAATGCCCAGCAG ACCTCCGAGCTGTGGGAGGTAGTGGAGGAGCCTCGGGGCCGGCTGGGGGCAGAGGGTATCATGCCCGAGAGGCAGGAAGGCCACCTGCTCAAGAAGAGGAAGTGGCCTCTGAAGGGCTGGCACAAG AGATACTTTGTGCTCGAGGATGGGATCCTTCACTATGCAACGACTCGGCAAGAT ATCACCAAGGGGAAGCTCCATGGCTCCATTGATGTCCGACTGTCGGTcatgtccatcaacaaaaaggCCCAGCGCATTGACCTTGACACTGAAGACAACATCTACCACCTCAAG ATCAAATCCCAGGACCTGTTCCAGAGCTGGGTGGCTCAGCTGCGTGCCCACCGCCTGGCCCAGCACCTGGATGTGCCCCGAAGCCTGCTGCCGAGCACCACTCACCGGAAG GTTCCTGGTGCCCAGCTTCCGGCAGCGGGTAGTGCCTCAGCTCTGCCAGGGGTTGGACCTCGGGAGAAGGTGTCTTCCTGGCTGAGGGACAGTGATGGGTTAGACCGCTGCTCTCATG AGCTCTCTGAGTGTCAGGGGAAGCTCCAGGAACTCCACAGACTCCTCCAGAGCCTGGAGTCCCTGCCCCGGATCCCCTCAGCCCCTGTTATCCCCACACACCAG GCCTCGGTGACGACCGAGAGACCCAAGAAGGGGAAGCGGACCAGCCGCATATGGTGCACACAGAGCTTTGCCAAGGACGACACCATCGGGCGG GTGGGTCGTCTCCACGGCTCTGTTCCCAACCTGTCTCGCTACCTGGAGTCCCGGGACCCCTCGGGCCCCCGCGGGCTGCCACCCCCAGACTATGCCCACGTGCAGCGCAGTTTCTGGGCCCTGGCTCAGAAGG TGCACAGCTCGCTCAGCAGTGTCCTTTCCGCCCTCACCACTGAACGGGACCGACTGAGGGACCTGCACCAGGGTTCGGAGCCGTCCAGGctgggg GTCTCTGAGGCCGCAGCCGGCCCGAGGCGCCTCCATTCGCTGTCCGTGTCTTCCGACACCACTGCAGACTCCTTCAGCTCCCTCAACCCCGAGGAG CAAGAAGCTCTGTACATGAAGGGGCGAGAGCTGACGCCCCAGCTGTCCCAGAGCAGCGTCCTTTCCCTCGCTGATTCCCACACAGAGTTCTTTGATGCCTGTGAGGTTCTCCTGTCTGCCAGCTCTTCTGAGAATGAG GGCTCAGAGGAGGAGGAGTCGTGCACCAGTGAAGTCACCACCAGCCTGTCCGAGGAGGTCCTCGACCTCAGGGGAGCTGAGCGCTGTCAGAAAG CAGGAGCCGTGGGACCACCCCGCCGCCGATGCCTACCTGCGGCCAGTGGGCCCGGGGCCGACGTGAGCCTGTGGAACATCCTGCGGAACAACATCGGCAAGGACCTGTCCAAGGTGTCGATGCCCGTGCAGCTCAATGAGCCGCTCAGCACCCTGCAGCGGCTCTGCGAGGAGCTGGAGTACAGCAGCCTTCTGGACCAGGCCAGCCGTACCACCGACCCCTGCGAGCGCATG GTGTACATCGCAGCCTTCGCAGTGTCAGCCTACTCCTCCACGTACCACCGGGCGGGCTGCAAGCCCTTCAACCCCGTCCTGGGGGAGACCTACGAGTGCGAGCGGCCTGACCGAGGTTTCCGCTTCATCAGTGAGCAG GtctcccaccacccccccatCTCGGCGTGCCATGCGGAGTCTGAGAACTTCATATTCTGGCAAG ACATGAAGTGGAAGAACAAGTTCTGGGGCAAATCCCTGGAGATTGTGCCTGTGGGGATGGTCAATGTGAGCCTGCCCAG GTTTGGGGACCACTTTGAGTGGAACAAGGTGACGTCCTGCATTCACAACATCCTGAGCGGCCAGCGCTGGATTGAGCACTACGGGGAGGTGCTCATCCGGAACACGCAGGACAGCTCCTGCCACTGCAAGATCACCTTCTGCAAG gccaagTACTGGAGCTCCAACATCCACGAGGTGCAGGGCGCCGTGTTCAGCCGGAGCGGCCGCGTCCTCCACCGACTCTTCGGGAAGTGGCCCGAGGGGCTGTACCGGGGACCCCCGCCGGGCGGTCAGTGCATCTGGAAACCCA ACTCAATGCCCCCAAACTATGAGCGAAACTTCGGCTTCACTCAGTTTGCTTTGGAGCTGAATGAGCTGACGGCAGAGCTGAAGCGGTCCCTGCCTTCCACAGACACGCGGCTCCGGCCAGACCAGAG GTACCTGGAGGAGGGGAACATACAGGCCGCCGAGGCCCAGAAGAGAAGGATTGAGCAGCTTCAGCGAGACAGGCGCAAGGTGATGGAGGAGAACAGCATTGTCCACCAGGCTCGCTTCTTCAG TGCCTTCCTAGGACACAGGGGACCCCTCGACATTCCCCAGGATTCCTATGCCCAGGACTCTGGCCCCAGCTGCGAGGCTGGAGTGAGTGAAGGAGAGCAGATGGCCTTTTCTCCCACCCCCGTCCCTCCCACGCCCCATCTCCAGCATCTTCTCCCCATGCCCTGGCCCAGAGGGGCTCCCTTCGCTTGGCCCTGGCCATTGCTCCTATCCTCCTGGATCTCCTTCTCCCAAACTGCAAAACGCCTGCAGCTGCCAGCTCCTTCGTCCCTGGTCCTCAAGTGGTTTCCTTCAGTCTCAGCTCAGTGGATCCCCCAGAGCAGACAGGGCAGGAGGGGCGCCTGGCCTCTCACCCACCCGGACTGA
- the OSBPL7 gene encoding oxysterol-binding protein-related protein 7 isoform X6, which yields MALLRSPRDGDERKEAWGTGGQRVRGPPQDKVTSFPFHSSLRPQQGVATPFLMDFQERDPPSLAESTQSAKPSNAQQTSELWEVVEEPRGRLGAEGIMPERQEGHLLKKRKWPLKGWHKRYFVLEDGILHYATTRQDEQGPKGLDTQALSKEITKGKLHGSIDVRLSVMSINKKAQRIDLDTEDNIYHLKIKSQDLFQSWVAQLRAHRLAQHLDVPRSLLPSTTHRKVPGAQLPAAGSASALPGVGPREKVSSWLRDSDGLDRCSHELSECQGKLQELHRLLQSLESLPRIPSAPVIPTHQASVTTERPKKGKRTSRIWCTQSFAKDDTIGRVGRLHGSVPNLSRYLESRDPSGPRGLPPPDYAHVQRSFWALAQKVHSSLSSVLSALTTERDRLRDLHQGSEPSRLGVSEAAAGPRRLHSLSVSSDTTADSFSSLNPEEQEALYMKGRELTPQLSQSSVLSLADSHTEFFDACEVLLSASSSENEGSEEEESCTSEVTTSLSEEVLDLRGAERCQKAGAVGPPRRRCLPAASGPGADVSLWNILRNNIGKDLSKVSMPVQLNEPLSTLQRLCEELEYSSLLDQASRTTDPCERMVYIAAFAVSAYSSTYHRAGCKPFNPVLGETYECERPDRGFRFISEQVSHHPPISACHAESENFIFWQDMKWKNKFWGKSLEIVPVGMVNVSLPRFGDHFEWNKVTSCIHNILSGQRWIEHYGEVLIRNTQDSSCHCKITFCKAKYWSSNIHEVQGAVFSRSGRVLHRLFGKWPEGLYRGPPPGGQCIWKPNSMPPNYERNFGFTQFALELNELTAELKRSLPSTDTRLRPDQRYLEEGNIQAAEAQKRRIEQLQRDRRKVMEENSIVHQARFFRTQGTPRHSPGFLCPGLWPQLRGWSE from the exons ATGGCACTTCTCAGGAGCCCCAGGGACGGGGATGAAAGAAAGGAGGCTTGGGGCACGGGGGGACAGAGAGTCCGAG GGCCCCCTCAGGACAAGGTGACATCTTTCCCCTTCCACTCTTCTCTACGTCCTCAGCAGGGAGTGGCCACTCCCTTCCTCATGGACTTCCAAGAGCGGGACCCTCCCTCCCTGGCTGAGAGCACACAGTCCGCCAAGCCCAGCAATGCCCAGCAG ACCTCCGAGCTGTGGGAGGTAGTGGAGGAGCCTCGGGGCCGGCTGGGGGCAGAGGGTATCATGCCCGAGAGGCAGGAAGGCCACCTGCTCAAGAAGAGGAAGTGGCCTCTGAAGGGCTGGCACAAG AGATACTTTGTGCTCGAGGATGGGATCCTTCACTATGCAACGACTCGGCAAGAT GAACAAGGACCTAAAGGCCTAGACACCCAGGCTCTCTCCAAGGAG ATCACCAAGGGGAAGCTCCATGGCTCCATTGATGTCCGACTGTCGGTcatgtccatcaacaaaaaggCCCAGCGCATTGACCTTGACACTGAAGACAACATCTACCACCTCAAG ATCAAATCCCAGGACCTGTTCCAGAGCTGGGTGGCTCAGCTGCGTGCCCACCGCCTGGCCCAGCACCTGGATGTGCCCCGAAGCCTGCTGCCGAGCACCACTCACCGGAAG GTTCCTGGTGCCCAGCTTCCGGCAGCGGGTAGTGCCTCAGCTCTGCCAGGGGTTGGACCTCGGGAGAAGGTGTCTTCCTGGCTGAGGGACAGTGATGGGTTAGACCGCTGCTCTCATG AGCTCTCTGAGTGTCAGGGGAAGCTCCAGGAACTCCACAGACTCCTCCAGAGCCTGGAGTCCCTGCCCCGGATCCCCTCAGCCCCTGTTATCCCCACACACCAG GCCTCGGTGACGACCGAGAGACCCAAGAAGGGGAAGCGGACCAGCCGCATATGGTGCACACAGAGCTTTGCCAAGGACGACACCATCGGGCGG GTGGGTCGTCTCCACGGCTCTGTTCCCAACCTGTCTCGCTACCTGGAGTCCCGGGACCCCTCGGGCCCCCGCGGGCTGCCACCCCCAGACTATGCCCACGTGCAGCGCAGTTTCTGGGCCCTGGCTCAGAAGG TGCACAGCTCGCTCAGCAGTGTCCTTTCCGCCCTCACCACTGAACGGGACCGACTGAGGGACCTGCACCAGGGTTCGGAGCCGTCCAGGctgggg GTCTCTGAGGCCGCAGCCGGCCCGAGGCGCCTCCATTCGCTGTCCGTGTCTTCCGACACCACTGCAGACTCCTTCAGCTCCCTCAACCCCGAGGAG CAAGAAGCTCTGTACATGAAGGGGCGAGAGCTGACGCCCCAGCTGTCCCAGAGCAGCGTCCTTTCCCTCGCTGATTCCCACACAGAGTTCTTTGATGCCTGTGAGGTTCTCCTGTCTGCCAGCTCTTCTGAGAATGAG GGCTCAGAGGAGGAGGAGTCGTGCACCAGTGAAGTCACCACCAGCCTGTCCGAGGAGGTCCTCGACCTCAGGGGAGCTGAGCGCTGTCAGAAAG CAGGAGCCGTGGGACCACCCCGCCGCCGATGCCTACCTGCGGCCAGTGGGCCCGGGGCCGACGTGAGCCTGTGGAACATCCTGCGGAACAACATCGGCAAGGACCTGTCCAAGGTGTCGATGCCCGTGCAGCTCAATGAGCCGCTCAGCACCCTGCAGCGGCTCTGCGAGGAGCTGGAGTACAGCAGCCTTCTGGACCAGGCCAGCCGTACCACCGACCCCTGCGAGCGCATG GTGTACATCGCAGCCTTCGCAGTGTCAGCCTACTCCTCCACGTACCACCGGGCGGGCTGCAAGCCCTTCAACCCCGTCCTGGGGGAGACCTACGAGTGCGAGCGGCCTGACCGAGGTTTCCGCTTCATCAGTGAGCAG GtctcccaccacccccccatCTCGGCGTGCCATGCGGAGTCTGAGAACTTCATATTCTGGCAAG ACATGAAGTGGAAGAACAAGTTCTGGGGCAAATCCCTGGAGATTGTGCCTGTGGGGATGGTCAATGTGAGCCTGCCCAG GTTTGGGGACCACTTTGAGTGGAACAAGGTGACGTCCTGCATTCACAACATCCTGAGCGGCCAGCGCTGGATTGAGCACTACGGGGAGGTGCTCATCCGGAACACGCAGGACAGCTCCTGCCACTGCAAGATCACCTTCTGCAAG gccaagTACTGGAGCTCCAACATCCACGAGGTGCAGGGCGCCGTGTTCAGCCGGAGCGGCCGCGTCCTCCACCGACTCTTCGGGAAGTGGCCCGAGGGGCTGTACCGGGGACCCCCGCCGGGCGGTCAGTGCATCTGGAAACCCA ACTCAATGCCCCCAAACTATGAGCGAAACTTCGGCTTCACTCAGTTTGCTTTGGAGCTGAATGAGCTGACGGCAGAGCTGAAGCGGTCCCTGCCTTCCACAGACACGCGGCTCCGGCCAGACCAGAG GTACCTGGAGGAGGGGAACATACAGGCCGCCGAGGCCCAGAAGAGAAGGATTGAGCAGCTTCAGCGAGACAGGCGCAAGGTGATGGAGGAGAACAGCATTGTCCACCAGGCTCGCTTCTTCAG GACACAGGGGACCCCTCGACATTCCCCAGGATTCCTATGCCCAGGACTCTGGCCCCAGCTGCGAGGCTGGAGTGAGTGA